The genomic DNA AGAAGGAAAGACATTTTACGAGATCATAGACAGCGGTGAGGCATTTAACATGCAGACCTTCGATAAAGATATCCTCCGTTCTTACGAGCGAGGCCTGATTACGGAAGAAACTGCCCTGGCTTATGCCTCACACCGTGCGGTGGTCAGCCGGGGCATAGACCAGCTTAAGGCCCAGAAAGGTGAGAAGACCTCCGATATCGAGGGATTGAAACTGGACGGGGATTACGGCAAGGAACGCAGGAGGTAAGTCTTAAATATGGAACTCTCATGTCCTGGATGTCAGAAGCGCTTTCTTGTCCCGGATGAAAAGTTACCGGCGAACACCAAGGTCGTCCTCACCTGCCCGGATTGCAAAGGCAAGATTCCCATAGATACGAGGGGAAAGAGTGAAGAGATCGATCCGTTGCCGGATACCGATCAGGATGTCGCTATCGAATTCTTCGAAGCAGGGACGAAGACCGGGCTGGTTTGCGTGCCGGATGAGTCTATGAAGGGAGGCGTTGTGCGCGCCCTGGAGGAGCTTGGCTACAAAACGAGCGCGGCTGATGACCTGCGGATATTTTATGCCAAGGTGCGTTATAATCATTACGATGTGATGGTTGTAAGTGAGAAATCTGCGGAAGGAGGGACGGGAAACAACCCTATTTTAAGGTATC from Desulfovibrionales bacterium includes the following:
- a CDS encoding zinc-ribbon domain-containing protein; this translates as MELSCPGCQKRFLVPDEKLPANTKVVLTCPDCKGKIPIDTRGKSEEIDPLPDTDQDVAIEFFEAGTKTGLVCVPDESMKGGVVRALEELGYKTSAADDLRIFYAKVRYNHYDVMVVSEKSAEGGTGNNPILRYLDRLPISVRRNIFLFLISAQHRTLDTLMAFSLSVDAIINEKDLGEMREILQKSLSQNEHFYKVFKDCLRAEGRI